One Curtobacterium herbarum genomic window carries:
- a CDS encoding lactonase family protein: protein MSLPPLNLLIGSYTATGGGNATGISIVSGGLVSTIAVLDDPAFLAVDGDRVYAVSETLDGGVHAFRRSGSALEHLWDAPAGGDAPCHVRVDGSGALVVTNYVSGTVTAISLAAAEAYAVSTADGGAAVHGVGGQGAGVSAVLPDAALATEVLPDAIGPDESRQEGPHAHQSIATPDGTVLVADLGGDALHEFRIRADAGSVSIEPVRVHHVTPGAGPRHMDWVRRGHGAADADGDAGAGGGVDGGGAAGAGVDLIVAGELDGRVYRLRRDESGSFREVCATSVLDGPGVPSLLSHLEVDERGLVTVAVRGRDQIVVLDTADDGLRVVGAASAGGLWPRHFARVPGYLLVANQRSDAVAVLPVGDDGVPGEAVGQIAVGSPACVIPLE, encoded by the coding sequence GTGAGCCTGCCGCCGCTGAACCTGCTCATCGGGTCGTACACGGCGACCGGGGGCGGGAACGCGACCGGCATCTCCATCGTCTCCGGTGGCCTGGTCTCGACGATCGCGGTGCTCGACGACCCGGCGTTCCTGGCGGTCGACGGTGACCGGGTGTACGCCGTGTCCGAGACCCTCGACGGCGGGGTCCACGCGTTCCGCCGGTCCGGGTCGGCGCTCGAGCACCTGTGGGACGCTCCCGCCGGTGGGGACGCGCCCTGCCACGTGCGGGTCGACGGCTCGGGTGCGCTCGTCGTCACGAACTACGTGTCCGGGACGGTGACCGCGATCTCGCTCGCGGCAGCCGAGGCGTACGCCGTGTCCACGGCTGACGGCGGCGCGGCCGTGCACGGGGTCGGCGGACAGGGAGCGGGGGTGTCCGCGGTCCTGCCGGACGCCGCCCTCGCGACCGAGGTCCTGCCCGACGCCATCGGCCCCGACGAGAGCCGGCAGGAAGGCCCGCACGCCCACCAGTCGATCGCCACCCCGGACGGCACCGTGCTGGTCGCCGACCTCGGTGGGGACGCACTGCACGAGTTCCGGATCCGCGCCGATGCCGGGTCGGTGTCGATCGAGCCGGTGCGCGTCCACCACGTCACCCCGGGGGCCGGACCGCGCCACATGGACTGGGTCCGCCGGGGACACGGCGCTGCCGACGCCGACGGCGACGCCGGTGCCGGTGGCGGTGTCGACGGGGGCGGAGCTGCCGGTGCCGGTGTCGACCTGATCGTCGCGGGGGAGCTCGACGGGCGGGTGTACCGGCTGCGCCGCGACGAGTCCGGGTCGTTCCGCGAGGTCTGCGCCACCTCGGTCCTCGACGGCCCCGGTGTGCCGTCGCTCCTCAGCCACCTCGAGGTCGACGAGCGCGGCCTGGTCACCGTCGCGGTGCGCGGCCGCGACCAGATCGTGGTCCTCGACACGGCTGACGACGGGCTCCGCGTGGTCGGGGCAGCGTCGGCCGGTGGGCTCTGGCCGCGCCACTTCGCCCGGGTGCCCGGCTACCTGCTCGTCGCGAACCAGCGGTCGGACGCGGTGGCGGTGCTGCCGGTCGGGGACGACGGGGTACCGGGCGAGGCCGTCGGGCAGATCGCCGTCGGCAGCCCGGCGTGCGTCATCCCGCTGGAGTAG
- a CDS encoding iron-siderophore ABC transporter substrate-binding protein, with protein sequence MIRSSLSKRRFGRVLAAAGAVVAASLVLAGCSSSSPSSSSSAAGSSDGAFPVSITTGLGTTTIDSAPKRVVALGWGDAETALELGVQPVGASDWLAFGGDGVGPWLKGAYKKSPKIIKTLEPSYEDILKLKPDLILDVKSSGDKDRYDKLSAIAPTVAIPKGGENYLASTTQQVDMISKALGKEAEGKKLLSDLDDSYAAARTAHPEFKGKTAAIGAYTSEGFGVYASRDSRATFMQNLGFTIPSAIDKAAGKEFSVSLSNENLDLLDADLTVVLPIYVDASKATADPLFQKVPSVEAGHSIVVDDADVSNAFSLGTTAAIEWALKRLPDEFAKKLG encoded by the coding sequence GTGATCCGTTCCTCCCTCTCCAAGCGCCGTTTCGGGCGTGTGCTCGCCGCGGCCGGCGCCGTCGTCGCGGCCTCGCTCGTGCTGGCCGGCTGCTCCTCGTCGAGCCCCTCGTCCTCGTCGTCCGCCGCCGGCTCGTCCGACGGCGCCTTCCCCGTGTCGATCACGACCGGGCTCGGCACCACGACGATCGACTCCGCCCCGAAGCGCGTCGTCGCCCTCGGCTGGGGAGACGCCGAGACGGCACTCGAGCTCGGCGTGCAGCCCGTCGGCGCCAGTGACTGGCTCGCCTTCGGTGGCGACGGCGTCGGACCGTGGCTCAAGGGGGCGTACAAGAAGTCCCCGAAGATCATCAAGACGCTCGAGCCCAGCTACGAGGACATCCTCAAGCTCAAGCCGGACCTGATCCTCGACGTGAAGTCCTCGGGCGACAAGGACCGCTACGACAAGCTGTCGGCCATCGCCCCGACCGTCGCGATCCCGAAGGGCGGCGAGAACTACCTCGCCTCCACCACGCAGCAGGTCGACATGATCTCGAAGGCGCTCGGTAAGGAGGCCGAGGGCAAGAAGCTGCTCAGCGACCTCGACGACTCGTACGCCGCCGCACGCACGGCGCACCCCGAATTCAAGGGCAAGACCGCCGCGATCGGCGCCTACACGTCGGAGGGCTTCGGGGTCTACGCCTCCCGCGACAGCCGCGCCACGTTCATGCAGAACCTCGGCTTCACGATCCCGTCCGCGATCGACAAGGCCGCCGGCAAGGAGTTCTCGGTCTCGCTGTCGAACGAGAACCTCGACCTGCTCGACGCCGACCTGACCGTCGTCCTGCCGATCTACGTCGACGCGTCGAAGGCCACCGCGGACCCGCTGTTCCAGAAGGTGCCGTCGGTCGAGGCCGGGCACTCCATCGTGGTGGACGACGCCGACGTCTCGAACGCGTTCTCGCTCGGGACGACCGCGGCCATCGAGTGGGCGCTGAAGCGGCTGCCGGACGAGTTCGCGAAGAAGCTCGGCTGA
- a CDS encoding maleylpyruvate isomerase N-terminal domain-containing protein, with product MDPRQLFATTAAWFVEVVGALPTPEDDPALWAAPALGVWNVRALVGHTNRALLTVAAYLSAKDGPAHSPEVGDDVGDAVGYLRAIAGSVADPDDVAARGVAAGAALGSAPAAAVALARDRALAAVDTTGREARITVVGGLRLPVDEYLHTRVLELVVHGDDLVRAVAGASHVVTVEVPVEAVRASSLLLTEVAVRRGDGPLLLRALSGRGALPAGYSVL from the coding sequence ATGGACCCCCGCCAGCTCTTCGCCACGACCGCGGCCTGGTTCGTCGAGGTCGTCGGCGCACTGCCGACACCGGAGGACGACCCGGCACTCTGGGCCGCCCCGGCGCTCGGCGTCTGGAACGTCCGCGCCCTCGTCGGCCACACCAACCGCGCACTGCTGACGGTCGCCGCCTACCTCTCGGCGAAGGACGGGCCCGCCCACTCCCCCGAGGTCGGGGACGACGTCGGGGACGCCGTCGGGTACCTCCGCGCCATCGCGGGCTCCGTCGCCGACCCCGACGACGTCGCCGCACGGGGCGTCGCCGCCGGCGCTGCGCTCGGCTCCGCCCCGGCGGCCGCGGTGGCCCTCGCCCGCGACCGTGCGCTCGCCGCCGTCGACACCACCGGACGGGAGGCCCGCATCACCGTCGTGGGCGGCCTCCGTCTCCCCGTGGACGAGTACCTCCACACCCGGGTGCTGGAACTCGTCGTGCACGGGGACGACCTGGTGCGTGCGGTCGCCGGGGCCAGCCACGTCGTGACGGTCGAGGTGCCGGTGGAGGCGGTGCGGGCCTCCAGTCTGTTGCTCACCGAGGTGGCGGTCCGGCGTGGGGACGGGCCGCTGCTGCTGCGGGCGCTGTCGGGCCGTGGGGCGTTGCCGGCGGGCTACAGCGTGCTCTGA
- a CDS encoding SOS response-associated peptidase, with protein MCGRFVVSDTTADLLPELVGELAARTEHVDEDTGEVHAGLAPSWNVAPTDPVYAVRQRHRQRELPQISWGFVPSWAKDFQKQRPKPINARIETVATSGMFKRAFATNRCIVPAQGYYEWVVREDGKEPHFVHEPGGALAMAGVVSAWPDPTKPEDDPDKWRLSLAIITRDAHVAPGEVHDRMPAFLTPDGYDAWLGDGAGTNDLLALLDRESLEVAAGLEQYEVARTVNSVRNDGPHLIEPLF; from the coding sequence ATGTGTGGCCGCTTCGTCGTCTCCGACACCACCGCTGACCTGCTGCCCGAACTCGTCGGGGAGCTCGCGGCGCGCACCGAGCACGTCGACGAGGACACCGGCGAGGTCCACGCCGGCCTCGCGCCGAGCTGGAACGTCGCGCCGACCGACCCCGTGTACGCGGTCCGGCAGCGGCACAGGCAGCGTGAACTGCCGCAGATCAGCTGGGGCTTCGTACCGAGCTGGGCGAAGGACTTCCAGAAGCAGCGCCCGAAGCCGATCAACGCCCGCATCGAGACCGTCGCCACGAGCGGCATGTTCAAGCGTGCGTTCGCGACGAACCGGTGCATCGTGCCAGCGCAGGGCTACTACGAATGGGTCGTGCGCGAGGACGGCAAGGAGCCGCACTTCGTCCACGAGCCCGGCGGAGCGCTGGCGATGGCCGGTGTCGTCAGCGCCTGGCCCGACCCCACGAAGCCCGAGGACGATCCGGACAAGTGGCGACTGTCGCTCGCGATCATCACGCGGGACGCCCATGTCGCTCCGGGTGAGGTGCACGACCGGATGCCGGCGTTCCTGACCCCCGACGGCTACGACGCCTGGCTCGGCGACGGTGCCGGCACCAACGACCTGCTCGCCCTCCTCGACCGGGAGTCCCTCGAGGTCGCGGCGGGCCTCGAGCAGTACGAGGTCGCGCGGACCGTGAACAGCGTGCGGAACGACGGGCCGCACCTCATCGAGCCGCTGTTCTGA
- a CDS encoding ABC transporter ATP-binding protein — MVVQLRAASKTFSTNGDVVTALDAVDLDLAPGQVACLYGASGSGKTTMLSVLAGIETVDSGQVMVTGEDLTRRNEAERADLRLRRIGVVFQTNNLLPEFTAEENVVLPLLVKGMERAAAGAAARRALAAVGVEHLVDRLPAQMSGGQRQRIGIARALAGEQELLLADEPTGALDLENSRALFALLRERARSDGTTILLATHDPIAQEYSDVAFHMVDGKVTAL, encoded by the coding sequence ATGGTCGTGCAACTCCGCGCCGCCTCGAAGACGTTCTCGACGAACGGAGACGTCGTCACTGCGCTCGACGCGGTCGACCTCGATCTGGCTCCAGGCCAGGTCGCGTGTCTGTACGGCGCGAGCGGCTCGGGGAAGACCACGATGCTGAGTGTCCTGGCCGGCATCGAGACAGTCGACTCGGGGCAAGTGATGGTCACCGGCGAAGACCTGACCCGACGGAACGAAGCCGAGCGTGCCGATCTCCGGTTGCGGCGGATCGGTGTCGTCTTCCAGACGAACAACCTCCTGCCCGAGTTCACCGCCGAGGAGAACGTCGTCCTCCCACTGCTCGTGAAGGGGATGGAGCGTGCGGCCGCGGGCGCCGCCGCACGCCGAGCGCTGGCAGCGGTCGGTGTCGAACACCTCGTTGACCGACTCCCGGCGCAGATGTCCGGCGGACAGCGCCAGCGGATCGGGATCGCGAGAGCGCTCGCCGGAGAGCAGGAACTCCTGCTGGCGGACGAGCCAACGGGAGCCCTGGACCTCGAGAACTCACGCGCATTGTTCGCCCTCCTCCGAGAACGTGCGCGTTCCGATGGGACGACGATCCTCCTGGCGACGCACGATCCGATCGCCCAGGAGTACTCGGACGTCGCGTTCCACATGGTGGACGGGAAGGTCACGGCGCTGTGA
- a CDS encoding TetR/AcrR family transcriptional regulator, with product MSERRKSLADAGLRLVAREGVRALTHRAVDAEAGVPAGSTSYYARSRNELTALVVARISERLATALETVAVPPVLDVDAATGIAEAFLETLGREHDAQAARLALLAELRADDALRTPLTAADPVRAALIATAEQILRALGSPDAPAAAVDFVGLVDALLLYRIARVGPIDSRRVLTAYLGGLASR from the coding sequence GTGTCCGAGCGGCGGAAGTCCCTGGCAGACGCTGGTCTGCGGCTGGTCGCACGCGAGGGTGTGCGCGCACTGACGCACCGGGCGGTCGACGCAGAGGCCGGGGTCCCAGCGGGATCGACCTCCTACTACGCGCGGAGTCGGAACGAACTCACGGCCCTCGTGGTCGCTCGGATCTCCGAACGGCTCGCGACCGCGCTCGAGACCGTGGCCGTCCCTCCCGTCCTCGACGTCGATGCCGCGACCGGCATCGCGGAGGCGTTCCTCGAGACGCTGGGGCGAGAGCACGATGCCCAGGCAGCGCGACTGGCGTTGCTCGCCGAACTGCGGGCCGACGATGCGCTGCGGACGCCCCTGACCGCGGCGGACCCGGTCCGCGCCGCACTCATCGCCACCGCAGAGCAGATCCTCCGGGCGCTGGGCTCACCCGACGCCCCTGCGGCCGCGGTCGACTTCGTCGGCCTGGTCGACGCACTCCTGCTCTACCGCATCGCTCGCGTCGGCCCGATCGACTCACGTCGCGTCCTCACCGCCTACCTCGGAGGCCTCGCGTCGCGGTGA
- a CDS encoding DUF1304 domain-containing protein codes for MTVLLAISGVFAVLAGLVHAYIFFLESVAWTSPRVRRIFNISSEAEAQATRSLAFNQGFYNLFLAIGAILGVVLVLAGNGATGWTLVVFSCASMLGAAVVLVGTGRKYLRSASMQGAFPLLALLFAFVGSTFGS; via the coding sequence ATGACGGTTCTGCTGGCGATCTCCGGTGTCTTTGCGGTCCTGGCGGGCCTGGTGCACGCGTACATCTTCTTCCTCGAGTCGGTGGCGTGGACGAGCCCCCGGGTTCGACGCATATTCAACATCTCGAGCGAGGCCGAAGCGCAGGCGACCCGCTCCCTCGCCTTCAACCAGGGCTTCTACAACCTGTTCCTGGCGATCGGCGCGATCCTCGGTGTCGTGCTGGTGCTCGCCGGCAACGGTGCGACCGGCTGGACGCTCGTCGTCTTCTCGTGCGCGAGCATGCTCGGCGCCGCCGTCGTCCTCGTCGGCACCGGCCGCAAGTACCTGCGCTCCGCCTCGATGCAGGGCGCCTTCCCGCTGCTCGCGCTCCTGTTCGCGTTCGTGGGCTCGACCTTCGGATCCTGA
- a CDS encoding ABC transporter permease produces MTALPLPAARLLVRRWLRGAALRRAALLLGVAFMALTTVVICVNSFTQTPSHTARQQFGVYDDSTYNAIDVGDLGTGDVPALRRSVSAVAADSDVLVESRTLRPDAYPKFYFQAPTDVVRYLEDASLRTTFPGRYELLRGAWPTKSNDVVVSEHLLDGLPTSDRSSFTVLSGQTRFHVTGVIRDDDDRHGDSMVAGPGTWAGLTPRPAARQYQPAEGQITVFWRGSADAVQIGSAADRVLPPLPAEQGDRSDAWKANHATRASLEAARPVAFGSDQVVVSYAPLLLIALLVAALAIATMRRPTLVMTDRLVQLGLRRRTVTLLQAGVLTVSAAVAVASGVVVGVAVAALLRITVLAPMATQPFSPIGGMTAASWVVVTLPVAVLAVGALWPGQGAAASSFPGLTPFLHDIHVGLVRRVLVALLVVAAFAFGTTSRGWLLGAYAAIAAVVLLTPDVIRLVVWLLPRSRPRLFVARGIMRASVVRQGVAAAVVAVCIAVPITVGAQLASKQANDSAFTFSTVPAGQLWVEKASDTGDVDGVSRAVASVPGLGRPVVVRGLADPPTASGAAGPAARFSHAADGGTATMTLANPDDLRKLVGDGLPQNAESVLRSGGVVDFSGARGAQGFVVVANGGERQLTTPALRTVKAHVARAFSSQFSGAVLTSTARRLGLPVSPPVKYLYPSVNDTEIRSAVRATVRAGYDSEFVHYHVPPPAPELPAAALVFFAGLVFGGFVVLLLVITDQAHRLRSYSEQLVALGIRPSWTRGVLVLQTAIVVGVGLLAGLVGSALGLRVIAGHYVVTAVPGLPIVASLVLTVIAAGLATALASRALTAGSVVNAA; encoded by the coding sequence GTGACTGCCTTGCCGCTGCCCGCAGCCCGGTTGCTGGTCAGACGATGGCTGCGCGGTGCCGCTCTGCGTCGAGCAGCGCTGCTGCTCGGTGTCGCGTTCATGGCGCTGACGACGGTCGTCATCTGCGTGAACTCGTTCACCCAGACGCCGTCGCACACAGCCCGGCAGCAGTTCGGCGTCTACGACGACTCGACGTACAACGCGATCGACGTCGGCGACCTCGGGACCGGCGACGTACCGGCGTTGCGACGCTCGGTATCGGCAGTAGCGGCCGACTCCGATGTCCTCGTCGAGTCGCGGACACTCCGTCCCGACGCGTACCCGAAGTTCTACTTCCAAGCACCGACCGACGTGGTGCGGTACCTCGAAGACGCATCACTGCGGACGACCTTCCCTGGTCGGTACGAACTGCTGCGTGGCGCCTGGCCGACGAAGTCCAACGACGTCGTCGTGTCCGAGCACCTCCTCGACGGATTGCCGACCAGCGATCGATCGAGTTTCACAGTGTTGTCCGGGCAGACCCGGTTCCACGTCACCGGAGTCATCCGCGACGACGATGACCGTCACGGGGACAGCATGGTCGCTGGCCCCGGTACCTGGGCCGGACTGACACCCCGACCGGCAGCCCGGCAGTACCAACCCGCGGAGGGCCAGATCACCGTCTTCTGGCGTGGATCGGCAGACGCGGTCCAGATCGGCAGTGCAGCTGACCGAGTCCTCCCGCCGTTGCCGGCTGAACAGGGCGATCGCTCCGATGCGTGGAAGGCGAACCACGCGACGCGTGCCTCTCTGGAGGCCGCTCGCCCCGTGGCGTTCGGCAGCGACCAGGTCGTCGTGTCCTACGCCCCGCTGCTCCTCATCGCGTTGCTCGTCGCGGCCCTGGCGATCGCGACGATGCGCCGACCGACCCTCGTGATGACCGACCGGCTCGTGCAGCTCGGCCTCCGCCGCCGCACAGTGACACTGCTGCAGGCCGGGGTCCTCACCGTGAGTGCCGCGGTCGCCGTCGCATCCGGTGTCGTGGTCGGCGTGGCCGTCGCTGCACTCCTCCGCATCACGGTCCTCGCACCGATGGCGACGCAACCGTTCTCCCCGATCGGCGGGATGACCGCAGCATCCTGGGTGGTCGTCACACTGCCGGTCGCAGTCCTCGCGGTGGGCGCGCTGTGGCCAGGACAGGGAGCGGCTGCGTCGTCGTTCCCGGGGCTGACTCCGTTCTTGCACGACATCCACGTCGGGCTCGTCCGCCGTGTGCTGGTCGCGCTGCTCGTCGTCGCGGCGTTCGCGTTCGGAACGACGTCGCGCGGTTGGCTGCTCGGCGCCTACGCGGCCATCGCGGCGGTGGTCCTGCTCACACCCGACGTCATCCGACTCGTGGTGTGGCTCCTTCCGAGAAGTCGTCCTCGTCTGTTCGTCGCACGGGGGATCATGCGTGCCTCGGTCGTGCGACAGGGTGTTGCCGCGGCAGTGGTCGCCGTCTGCATCGCAGTGCCGATCACCGTCGGTGCGCAGCTGGCGAGCAAGCAAGCGAACGACAGCGCGTTCACGTTCAGTACGGTGCCGGCCGGTCAGCTGTGGGTCGAGAAGGCGAGTGACACCGGGGACGTGGACGGCGTGTCCCGTGCTGTCGCCTCCGTCCCCGGGCTCGGGCGGCCAGTGGTGGTCCGCGGCCTCGCGGATCCACCGACCGCGTCCGGAGCAGCGGGCCCGGCTGCACGTTTCTCGCATGCCGCCGACGGCGGGACGGCCACCATGACCCTCGCGAACCCCGACGACCTCCGGAAGCTCGTGGGCGATGGCCTGCCGCAGAACGCCGAGTCCGTGCTCCGATCGGGCGGCGTCGTCGACTTCAGCGGTGCGCGAGGAGCGCAGGGTTTCGTCGTGGTCGCCAACGGTGGTGAACGACAACTGACCACCCCCGCCCTGCGGACGGTCAAGGCGCACGTTGCTCGTGCCTTCAGCAGCCAGTTCTCCGGTGCTGTCCTCACCAGTACCGCTCGTCGACTCGGACTGCCAGTGAGTCCTCCGGTGAAGTACCTCTACCCGTCGGTGAACGACACCGAGATCCGTTCCGCGGTGCGGGCCACCGTCCGTGCTGGGTACGACAGTGAGTTCGTGCACTACCACGTGCCACCGCCGGCTCCGGAGTTGCCGGCTGCTGCGCTGGTGTTCTTCGCGGGGCTCGTCTTCGGCGGCTTCGTGGTCCTGCTCCTCGTCATCACCGACCAGGCGCATCGTCTCCGGAGCTACTCGGAGCAGTTGGTGGCACTCGGCATCCGGCCGTCCTGGACTCGCGGCGTGCTCGTCCTGCAGACGGCGATCGTCGTCGGTGTCGGCCTGCTCGCCGGGCTCGTCGGCAGCGCTCTGGGTCTCCGGGTGATCGCGGGGCACTACGTCGTCACCGCGGTCCCGGGTCTCCCGATCGTTGCATCACTCGTCCTCACCGTCATCGCTGCCGGCCTCGCGACTGCCCTGGCGTCACGGGCCTTGACAGCGGGATCAGTGGTGAACGCGGCGTAG
- a CDS encoding SDR family oxidoreductase produces MQVAVVGGGASGRAIEQALRARGCDVTQHSRATGFDMLREDATMRLAGADVIVEATGMFTTSRRRATDFFGRSTRAIAAAAADLQAHHVLLSIVNCMLPTVQGYGYFAGKTIQEQIARDVSPRLTIVRSTQWFEFARQNLERMRTGPFALVPGMTIAPVALDSVATVVADVATGLRTETEVDVAGPETTTLWEMTRSLPDRGVVAVPLPIPGAMGRAFRNGALVPGADAEVIGPRFAEWLGNQERADTRAG; encoded by the coding sequence ATGCAGGTTGCAGTGGTGGGTGGGGGCGCTTCCGGACGCGCGATCGAGCAGGCACTGCGGGCACGGGGGTGCGACGTGACGCAGCACTCGCGAGCGACCGGTTTCGACATGCTCCGTGAAGACGCCACGATGCGACTGGCGGGAGCTGACGTCATCGTCGAGGCGACCGGCATGTTCACCACGAGCCGGCGGCGCGCGACGGACTTCTTCGGCCGCTCGACACGAGCGATCGCCGCAGCCGCGGCGGACCTCCAGGCGCACCACGTGCTCCTGTCGATCGTCAACTGCATGCTGCCCACTGTGCAGGGCTACGGGTACTTCGCCGGCAAGACCATCCAGGAGCAGATCGCGAGGGACGTGAGCCCGCGACTCACGATCGTGCGCTCGACGCAGTGGTTCGAGTTCGCGCGACAGAACCTCGAGCGGATGCGGACCGGGCCGTTCGCACTCGTGCCCGGCATGACCATCGCGCCGGTCGCACTCGACAGCGTCGCGACGGTCGTCGCCGACGTCGCCACGGGCCTCCGGACCGAGACGGAGGTCGACGTCGCGGGCCCGGAGACGACGACGCTGTGGGAGATGACGCGGTCCTTGCCCGACCGCGGTGTGGTCGCGGTCCCGTTGCCGATCCCGGGCGCGATGGGGCGGGCCTTCCGGAACGGGGCGCTGGTTCCCGGAGCAGACGCCGAGGTCATCGGTCCGCGGTTCGCCGAGTGGCTGGGGAACCAGGAACGGGCGGACACTCGCGCCGGGTGA
- a CDS encoding organic hydroperoxide resistance protein yields the protein MSLDIVYTAAAHATGGGRDGHVRTEDDRIDLDTRPPKEMGGSGEGTNPEQLFAAGYAACFLGALHAAGRELTLDTTGAEVSAEVSIGGNGSGGFGLAVELDVYAPSVAGPERQRLVELAHTICPYSNATRGNITVTLSLVD from the coding sequence ATGAGTCTCGACATCGTCTACACCGCAGCCGCCCACGCCACCGGAGGCGGCCGCGACGGACACGTCCGCACCGAGGACGACCGGATCGACCTCGACACCCGACCGCCGAAGGAGATGGGTGGCAGCGGCGAGGGCACCAACCCCGAGCAGCTCTTCGCCGCCGGGTACGCGGCCTGCTTCCTCGGCGCGCTGCACGCCGCCGGCCGTGAGCTGACACTGGACACCACAGGCGCCGAGGTCTCCGCCGAGGTCAGCATCGGCGGCAACGGCTCCGGCGGCTTCGGCCTGGCGGTCGAGCTCGACGTGTACGCACCGAGCGTCGCCGGACCCGAACGGCAGCGACTGGTCGAGCTCGCGCACACGATCTGCCCGTACTCGAACGCCACGCGCGGCAACATCACGGTGACGCTCTCGCTCGTCGACTGA
- a CDS encoding chorismate mutase, whose translation MNEAPGMTDDDAVAELQGIRQSIDNIDAAVIHMLAERFKYTQRVGYLKAAAGMPAADPSREQIQVARLRALAAESHLDPAFAEKFLNFIVAEVIHHHERIAVGEM comes from the coding sequence ATGAACGAGGCCCCAGGGATGACCGACGACGACGCCGTGGCCGAGCTGCAGGGCATCCGGCAGAGCATCGACAACATCGACGCTGCCGTGATCCACATGCTCGCCGAGCGGTTCAAGTACACACAGCGGGTCGGGTACCTCAAGGCCGCGGCGGGCATGCCGGCGGCCGACCCCTCGCGCGAGCAGATCCAGGTCGCCCGTCTGCGCGCCCTGGCGGCCGAGTCGCACCTCGACCCCGCCTTCGCCGAGAAGTTCCTCAACTTCATCGTGGCGGAGGTCATCCACCACCACGAGCGCATCGCCGTCGGTGAGATGTGA
- a CDS encoding shikimate dehydrogenase family protein — MALTFPDADRTELAVLGSPIAHSLSPRLHAAAYDVLGLPFSYGRHELASGGLAAFVAGLGPEWRGLSLTMPLKREVLPLLDRTTPLVDELGVANTVAFRREGSSVVLAGANTDVEGIVRPVAALGHVPGEAVILGGGATAASALTASLRLGASLVRVFLRDTGKAGDLVLLAARLGVTLEVHDLQDLGSADPMGFVVSTLPGGAADELPLVPSGPDAVLLDVAYAPWPTRASAAWTAAGGRVLNGLDMLVEQAIGQIRFFLTGDDDELLPAEAEVRRAMRTAVGLPESIG; from the coding sequence GTGGCCCTCACCTTCCCCGACGCCGACCGCACCGAACTCGCCGTTCTCGGCTCCCCGATCGCGCATTCACTCTCCCCCCGGCTGCACGCAGCGGCCTACGACGTGCTCGGTCTGCCGTTCTCGTACGGGAGGCACGAGCTCGCCTCCGGTGGGCTCGCCGCGTTCGTCGCGGGGCTCGGCCCGGAATGGCGTGGCCTCAGCCTCACGATGCCGCTGAAGCGCGAGGTGCTCCCCCTGCTCGACCGGACGACCCCACTCGTGGACGAGCTCGGAGTCGCGAACACCGTCGCGTTCCGCCGCGAGGGCTCGTCGGTCGTCCTGGCGGGTGCGAACACCGACGTCGAGGGGATCGTCCGTCCGGTCGCCGCACTCGGTCACGTGCCGGGCGAGGCCGTCATCCTGGGCGGCGGGGCGACCGCGGCGAGCGCCCTCACCGCGTCACTGCGACTCGGCGCCTCGCTGGTCCGGGTGTTCCTGCGTGACACCGGCAAGGCGGGCGACCTGGTGCTGCTGGCCGCTCGGCTGGGCGTGACGCTCGAGGTGCACGACCTGCAGGACCTCGGTTCGGCGGACCCGATGGGCTTCGTGGTGTCGACGCTGCCGGGCGGTGCTGCGGACGAGCTGCCCCTCGTGCCGTCGGGTCCGGACGCGGTGTTGCTCGACGTGGCGTACGCGCCGTGGCCGACCCGGGCCTCCGCGGCGTGGACGGCTGCGGGTGGGCGGGTGTTGAACGGCCTGGACATGCTCGTCGAGCAGGCGATCGGGCAGATCCGCTTCTTCCTGACCGGGGACGACGACGAGCTGCTGCCCGCCGAGGCCGAGGTCCGCCGGGCCATGCGCACGGCCGTGGGCCTGCCGGAGTCGATCGGCTGA
- a CDS encoding YchJ family protein: MSTDRCPCLSGNPYDECCGPLHAGAPAPTAERLMRSRFSAFALGLPEYLLRSWHPRTRPASLDLDPDQRWTRLDILGTRSGGPFDSAGTVTFRAWWRSDTERGTLEETSDFVREGGHWYYVDGLVA, encoded by the coding sequence GTGAGCACCGACCGCTGCCCCTGCCTGAGCGGCAACCCCTACGACGAGTGCTGCGGCCCCCTCCACGCCGGCGCACCCGCACCCACCGCCGAGCGGCTGATGCGGTCGCGGTTCTCCGCCTTCGCGCTCGGCCTGCCGGAATACCTGCTCCGCAGCTGGCACCCGCGCACGCGTCCCGCGTCGCTGGACCTGGACCCTGACCAGCGCTGGACGCGGCTCGACATCCTCGGCACCCGGTCGGGAGGCCCGTTCGACTCCGCCGGCACCGTCACGTTCCGCGCGTGGTGGCGTTCCGACACCGAGCGCGGGACGCTCGAGGAGACGAGCGACTTCGTCCGCGAGGGCGGGCACTGGTACTACGTCGACGGCCTGGTGGCCTGA